One genomic region from Solwaraspora sp. WMMD792 encodes:
- a CDS encoding glycosyltransferase family 2 protein, whose protein sequence is MGALLSVVTPIYNVARYLPECLDSLADQTHPDIEFVLVDDGSTDDSGEIAAARAEADPRFRLIRQPNRGLGAARNTGIRAASGDYLAFVDSDDVLPRYAFELLVGALESTGSQIASGNVLLFNSRGLWQSPLHRGTHRRTRLGARLRRRRNLIYDRLACNKVFRRDFWTGNELWFPEGVRYEDIPVTVPAYALAAKIDVLSTPVYHWRQREAGAEESISQRQTEITNLVDRFAAVRSASRSLAALGNRRMKNHYDTIALRSDLRMFLYLLPDVVDEAYRQRFLQLAGEFLAEVDPSVPDRLEPGLRVAWRLAGEGRLAELLTVVAATRLGQKPPVVPDVPVQLYRPDRRLRTALRSVAWRGGRLRISGHVYRAPQVAGAPWLRLRALWLRERGRSGRRVPGPAHSRVFAGRGSASCQSADDPPAGSGFDASFRTSALRPSSGWRTGTWLVMTGVVDPAGPPVSGPVKVGEIQPALPATWVAPGVRIVPVLYDGALRLRVERPRVWATAAEVDDDSLVISGTVAAGVAPPTALSLSRAPAVVWRRYPTAVGGSARPAADPAAAGPDTDEATGAVFSCRIPLADLLAGAAVQRPAPVGDPVSGWLVGYRLGADRTDEQLPVGEGFVDLHPVGGGPGPLVEPGDHGSLTIRMLPTGPVVTWATVDQGGVTIGGECAVGDLPSLAVLRHADDLRDAAAPADRDLPVESVDEGWQVRVPAAGPDQLEPGRWWFGYRPGAADQVCDLPVSLRIRDGLGRADGTGGRQPLRLRLEPDRLHRVALLAS, encoded by the coding sequence GTGGGCGCACTGCTCAGCGTCGTCACACCGATCTACAACGTGGCGCGCTACCTGCCGGAATGCCTCGACTCGCTGGCCGACCAGACCCACCCGGACATCGAGTTCGTCCTGGTCGACGACGGCTCCACCGACGACAGCGGTGAGATCGCCGCCGCGCGGGCCGAGGCCGACCCCCGGTTCCGGTTGATCCGGCAGCCGAACCGAGGGTTGGGCGCGGCCCGCAACACCGGAATCCGCGCGGCCAGCGGCGACTACCTGGCGTTCGTCGACAGCGACGACGTGCTTCCCCGGTACGCCTTCGAGCTGCTGGTCGGTGCGCTGGAGTCGACCGGTTCGCAGATCGCCTCCGGCAACGTCCTGTTGTTCAACTCACGCGGGCTCTGGCAGTCTCCGCTGCACCGGGGCACCCACCGGCGGACCCGGCTCGGTGCCCGGCTACGTCGCCGCCGGAACCTGATCTACGACCGGCTGGCCTGCAACAAGGTGTTCCGGCGGGACTTCTGGACCGGCAACGAGCTGTGGTTTCCCGAAGGGGTGCGGTACGAGGACATCCCGGTGACCGTTCCGGCGTACGCTCTGGCCGCGAAGATCGACGTGCTGAGCACCCCGGTCTACCACTGGCGCCAGCGGGAGGCCGGTGCCGAGGAGTCGATCAGTCAACGGCAGACGGAGATCACCAACCTGGTCGACCGGTTCGCGGCGGTGCGCAGCGCCAGCCGGTCACTCGCCGCGCTCGGCAACCGTAGAATGAAGAACCACTACGACACCATCGCGTTACGCAGCGACCTGCGGATGTTCCTGTACCTGCTGCCGGACGTGGTGGACGAGGCGTACCGGCAGCGTTTCCTGCAGTTGGCCGGCGAGTTCCTCGCCGAGGTCGACCCGTCGGTGCCGGACCGGCTCGAACCGGGACTGCGGGTGGCCTGGCGGTTGGCTGGCGAGGGTCGACTCGCCGAGCTGCTCACCGTGGTGGCGGCGACCCGGCTCGGGCAGAAACCGCCGGTGGTGCCGGACGTCCCGGTACAGCTGTACCGGCCGGACCGGCGGTTGCGTACCGCCCTGCGGTCGGTCGCCTGGCGGGGCGGCCGGTTGCGGATATCCGGGCACGTCTACCGTGCGCCGCAGGTGGCCGGCGCACCCTGGCTACGGCTACGCGCCCTGTGGCTGCGCGAACGGGGCCGTTCCGGGCGGCGCGTGCCGGGGCCGGCCCACTCGCGGGTGTTCGCTGGTCGCGGCTCGGCGTCCTGTCAGTCGGCCGACGACCCGCCGGCCGGGTCGGGGTTCGACGCATCGTTCCGTACGTCGGCGCTGCGGCCCAGCTCAGGATGGCGGACCGGCACCTGGCTGGTGATGACCGGCGTCGTCGACCCGGCCGGACCGCCGGTCAGCGGACCGGTCAAGGTCGGCGAGATCCAGCCGGCCCTCCCCGCCACCTGGGTGGCACCCGGGGTACGGATCGTGCCGGTGCTGTACGACGGTGCGCTGCGGTTGCGGGTCGAACGACCCAGGGTGTGGGCCACCGCCGCCGAGGTCGACGACGACAGCCTGGTGATCAGCGGAACAGTCGCCGCCGGTGTCGCGCCGCCGACCGCCCTGTCCCTTTCCCGGGCGCCGGCGGTGGTGTGGCGGCGCTACCCGACCGCCGTCGGCGGATCCGCCCGGCCCGCCGCCGATCCGGCGGCGGCCGGTCCGGACACCGACGAGGCGACCGGAGCTGTCTTCAGCTGTCGGATCCCGCTCGCGGATCTGCTCGCCGGGGCTGCCGTCCAGCGACCGGCGCCGGTCGGTGATCCGGTGTCGGGCTGGTTGGTCGGCTACCGGCTCGGCGCCGACCGGACCGACGAACAACTGCCGGTCGGGGAGGGTTTCGTCGATCTGCACCCGGTCGGTGGGGGTCCGGGCCCGTTGGTGGAGCCGGGGGATCACGGCAGCCTGACGATCCGGATGCTGCCGACCGGTCCGGTGGTCACCTGGGCCACTGTAGACCAGGGCGGGGTGACGATCGGCGGTGAGTGCGCGGTTGGTGACCTACCGTCCCTGGCCGTCCTGCGGCACGCCGACGACCTGCGGGACGCGGCCGCCCCGGCGGACCGCGACCTGCCGGTGGAGAGCGTCGACGAAGGCTGGCAGGTCCGAGTGCCGGCCGCCGGCCCGGACCAGCTTGAACCGGGCCGCTGGTGGTTCGGCTACCGACCGGGCGCCGCTGACCAGGTGTGCGACCTGCCGGTGTCCCTGCGTATCCGGGACGGCCTGGGCCGAGCGGACGGCACCGGCGGCAGGCAGCCGCTCCGGCTGCGACTGGAGCCGGACCGGCTGCACCGGGTCGCCCTGCTGGCCAGTTGA
- a CDS encoding glycosyltransferase family 2 protein yields MPSPTVSVVVPVYNTEKWLAEALGSIERQPGRDLVEVVVVDDGSTDGSAEIAQRYAGQATAVRYVRQDNAGLGAARNHGVRLATGRYLAFLDSDDIYPDGALSHLTGLADRHEAAIAVGDMQGLPPRPNPAWRRELLIGERVVEHIAHAPDLVGNPSACNKIFRRDLVDAVGVKFTEGTAFEDVLFTIPLLARSPRTILTPRLSYLYRQRGDNSSLMDSRSQPARIMQHLTIIERLADEVRDLRPDDREAVYRWIAYMQLHYAWRAAAGCDDDQLAEFTARMHSLFKDIPIDVASEFVGNAGAGLRAVAIYEQDAATVRRPRSSRPLRVHAGQPYLGHPDFDTYRDLLRVREVTVSVKALRGSRPVTGPTAAGPTVVVEGTVRCAGIDGEPGQIRSDLLLEVGDGLLRQPVTVEYRESNDLRWSCRLAAGELAPGRYPVRLVVRDSGREYAVPPGPERGGRGTLGTRPTRVGTRVLWLTPDAGGPTLVVTDGTAGTLARSPQWLSEMGARQSRNLLRRAWRTARSGRRRLTSRRTDS; encoded by the coding sequence GTGCCATCCCCGACGGTCAGCGTCGTCGTGCCGGTCTACAACACAGAGAAATGGCTCGCGGAAGCGCTCGGATCCATCGAACGCCAGCCTGGTCGGGATCTGGTCGAGGTCGTCGTGGTCGACGACGGCTCGACTGACGGGTCAGCCGAGATCGCCCAGCGGTACGCCGGTCAGGCCACCGCGGTGCGCTACGTCCGGCAGGACAACGCCGGGCTCGGCGCGGCCCGCAATCACGGCGTGCGCCTCGCCACCGGCCGTTACCTGGCATTCCTCGACTCGGACGACATCTACCCGGACGGCGCGCTCAGTCACCTGACCGGGCTCGCCGACCGCCACGAGGCGGCGATCGCCGTCGGCGACATGCAGGGGCTGCCGCCCCGGCCGAACCCCGCCTGGCGTCGTGAACTGCTCATCGGTGAACGGGTCGTCGAGCACATCGCGCACGCCCCGGACCTGGTTGGCAACCCGTCGGCCTGCAACAAGATCTTCCGCCGGGATCTGGTCGACGCGGTCGGCGTCAAGTTCACCGAGGGCACCGCGTTCGAAGACGTGTTGTTCACCATTCCGTTGCTGGCCAGGTCGCCTCGGACGATCCTCACTCCCCGGCTGAGTTACCTCTACCGGCAGCGGGGGGACAATTCCTCGCTGATGGATTCCCGCAGCCAGCCGGCCCGGATCATGCAGCATCTGACCATCATCGAGCGGCTCGCCGACGAGGTGCGTGACCTGCGCCCCGACGACCGCGAAGCGGTGTACCGGTGGATCGCCTACATGCAGCTGCATTACGCGTGGCGGGCGGCGGCCGGCTGCGACGATGATCAGCTCGCCGAGTTCACCGCCCGGATGCACAGCCTCTTCAAGGACATCCCGATCGATGTGGCCAGCGAGTTCGTCGGCAACGCCGGGGCCGGGTTGCGCGCCGTCGCGATCTACGAGCAGGACGCCGCGACAGTACGCCGGCCGCGTTCCAGCCGACCGCTGCGGGTGCACGCCGGCCAGCCGTACCTCGGGCACCCCGACTTCGACACCTATCGCGATCTGCTCCGGGTCCGTGAGGTGACGGTCAGCGTCAAGGCGCTGCGGGGCAGTCGGCCGGTCACCGGCCCGACAGCCGCTGGCCCGACAGTCGTCGTCGAGGGCACGGTGCGCTGCGCCGGCATCGACGGCGAACCCGGTCAGATCCGCTCCGACCTGCTGTTGGAGGTCGGTGACGGGCTGCTCCGCCAACCGGTCACCGTCGAGTACCGCGAGAGCAACGATCTGCGCTGGTCCTGCCGGCTGGCCGCCGGCGAGCTGGCTCCCGGCCGGTACCCGGTCCGGCTGGTCGTCCGGGACAGCGGCCGCGAGTACGCCGTACCGCCGGGTCCGGAGCGCGGCGGCCGGGGCACCCTCGGCACCCGACCGACCCGGGTCGGCACCCGGGTGCTCTGGCTGACGCCGGACGCCGGCGGGCCGACGCTGGTCGTCACCGACGGCACCGCCGGAACCCTGGCCCGCAGTCCGCAATGGCTGTCCGAGATGGGTGCCCGGCAGAGCCGGAACCTGCTCCGCCGGGCATGGCGGACGGCACGGTCCGGTCGGCGGCGGCTGACGTCGCGCCGTACCGACAGCTGA
- a CDS encoding glycosyltransferase: MIVPWRRGTSDGHLLDDALSALAAADWSDTDRPPVAWLHWPVDTANPYQSLLYSRFSQHNLTPIRVRRLDQLDKLLPALPDGIGRVLHVHWLYDVTSGCTTTSQAEAAVDAFAKQLDTLRDQGVRLVWTVHNLLPHETVHRATETRLRQVMLAAADVVHLMHDSHLDILRDTFGAEPRRVVIAPHPTFAGAYPDWVDRPAARSHLGIPLGARVLVTFGQVRPYKGHGDFLDALDVAVRHDPRLRWLVAGKVREEAGGPEFMRRAAEHPAVIFHPGFASDTDVQYFLRAADAAVYPYRSSLNSGALALTAGFGLPAYVSTGTTVGGLLPDAALRRFDLSDPDKTAETITESGGAWDRAEPVRAAVRDHVEALAPAKVSARFAAELRRHLDPLA, encoded by the coding sequence GTGATCGTTCCCTGGCGCCGTGGCACCTCCGACGGACACCTGCTTGACGACGCGCTGAGCGCGCTGGCCGCCGCCGACTGGTCCGACACCGACCGCCCCCCGGTCGCCTGGCTGCACTGGCCGGTCGACACGGCCAATCCGTACCAGTCGTTGCTGTACAGCCGGTTCTCCCAGCACAACCTGACGCCGATCCGGGTCCGCCGCCTCGACCAGCTGGACAAACTGCTGCCCGCGCTGCCCGACGGCATCGGCCGGGTGCTGCACGTGCACTGGCTCTACGACGTGACCTCCGGTTGCACCACCACCAGCCAGGCAGAAGCGGCGGTCGATGCCTTCGCCAAGCAGCTGGACACCCTGCGCGACCAGGGCGTACGGCTGGTCTGGACGGTGCACAACCTGCTCCCGCACGAGACTGTGCACCGGGCGACCGAAACCCGGCTGCGCCAGGTGATGCTCGCCGCCGCCGACGTGGTGCACCTGATGCACGACAGCCACCTCGACATCCTGCGGGACACTTTCGGAGCCGAGCCCCGACGCGTGGTGATCGCCCCGCACCCCACCTTCGCCGGCGCCTACCCGGACTGGGTGGACCGGCCCGCCGCCCGCAGCCACCTCGGCATCCCGCTCGGCGCCCGGGTGCTGGTCACCTTCGGGCAGGTCCGGCCGTACAAGGGGCACGGCGACTTCCTCGACGCGCTCGACGTCGCGGTCCGGCACGACCCGCGACTGCGCTGGCTGGTCGCCGGGAAGGTACGCGAGGAGGCCGGCGGCCCCGAGTTCATGCGCCGGGCCGCCGAGCACCCGGCGGTGATCTTTCATCCCGGCTTCGCGTCCGACACCGACGTGCAGTACTTCCTGCGGGCGGCCGACGCCGCCGTCTACCCGTACCGGTCGTCGCTGAACTCCGGCGCGCTGGCGCTGACCGCCGGATTCGGCCTGCCGGCGTACGTGTCGACCGGCACCACCGTCGGTGGTCTGCTGCCGGACGCCGCGCTGCGCCGGTTCGACCTGTCCGACCCGGACAAGACCGCCGAGACGATCACCGAGTCCGGTGGGGCCTGGGACCGTGCCGAGCCGGTCCGCGCGGCGGTCCGTGACCACGTCGAAGCCCTGGCCCCGGCAAAGGTCAGCGCCCGGTTCGCGGCCGAGTTACGGCGGCACCTCGACCCGCTGGCGTGA
- a CDS encoding YciI family protein, whose translation MRFEPTYLVTARYAADAAQRRGPHRSAHLDRVATLLADGTALVAGAYADLSASVLIVRAADADAARAVCEADPYWRHGVWTAIEVAEYLAATPQSLGR comes from the coding sequence GTGAGATTCGAGCCGACCTACCTGGTCACCGCCAGGTACGCCGCCGACGCGGCGCAGCGGCGCGGGCCGCACCGGTCCGCCCACCTGGACCGGGTCGCCACCCTGCTCGCCGACGGCACCGCGCTGGTCGCCGGCGCGTACGCCGATCTGAGCGCGTCGGTGCTCATCGTGCGGGCCGCCGACGCCGACGCCGCCCGCGCGGTGTGCGAGGCCGACCCGTACTGGCGGCACGGGGTGTGGACGGCCATCGAGGTGGCCGAGTACCTGGCCGCCACACCGCAATCCCTCGGGAGGTAG
- a CDS encoding SDR family oxidoreductase — MTSDARDAPPAEDPAAEDPAAADPAAEDPAAATPASGTAPVLAGRRVVVLGGASGIGLATVRAAATAGAAAVAVLDADGAGAARAADEVRHLGVTAYSRQVDVTVEIEVADAFGSIAAAWGGIDAVLHVAGIMQGQGLDVTSVPIELWHRVLSVNLTGPFLVAKHAVPHLTAGTGVLVLVGSKAGVLTGSGSVPYGASKGGLHGLALTLDRQLRPRGVRVHALCPGDIDTPLMRRSLDEARTNGVDAGRVAGIEADLGRPEDVASALVVLAAPLSASITGTVYTG, encoded by the coding sequence GTGACCAGCGACGCCCGGGACGCCCCGCCGGCGGAGGACCCGGCGGCGGAGGACCCGGCGGCGGCGGACCCGGCGGCGGAGGATCCGGCGGCGGCCACACCGGCCAGCGGTACGGCGCCCGTGCTGGCCGGACGGCGGGTCGTGGTGCTCGGCGGCGCCTCCGGCATTGGGCTGGCCACCGTCCGGGCCGCCGCCACGGCCGGCGCCGCCGCGGTCGCCGTCCTCGACGCGGACGGAGCCGGCGCGGCCCGCGCCGCCGACGAGGTCCGCCACCTCGGTGTCACGGCGTACTCCCGTCAGGTCGACGTCACGGTCGAGATTGAGGTGGCCGACGCGTTCGGCAGTATCGCCGCCGCCTGGGGCGGCATCGACGCGGTGCTGCATGTCGCCGGGATCATGCAGGGCCAGGGCCTGGATGTGACCAGTGTGCCGATCGAGCTGTGGCACCGGGTGCTCTCGGTCAACCTGACCGGGCCGTTCCTGGTCGCCAAGCACGCCGTACCGCACCTGACCGCCGGCACCGGGGTGCTGGTGCTGGTCGGCTCCAAGGCGGGCGTGCTGACCGGCTCCGGGTCGGTACCCTACGGCGCGAGCAAGGGAGGGTTGCACGGCCTGGCACTGACCCTGGACCGCCAGCTTCGCCCACGGGGGGTCAGAGTGCACGCGCTCTGCCCCGGCGACATCGACACTCCGTTGATGCGCCGCTCGCTGGACGAGGCGCGGACCAACGGGGTCGATGCCGGCCGGGTCGCCGGCATCGAAGCCGACCTGGGCCGGCCGGAAGATGTGGCGTCGGCGTTGGTGGTGCTCGCGGCACCACTGTCGGCCAGCATCACCGGCACCGTCTACACCGGCTGA
- a CDS encoding transketolase C-terminal domain-containing protein, whose protein sequence is MSESLRYIQAVNAALTWALDSRDDTIYFGEDVALPGGPFGATKGLHKRFGSARIFDTPISESGFLGMALGAAMTGLRPIAEIMYADFSFVAMDQFVNQIPTIHYASNGRWRVPLVIRMQQGYSPGACAQHSHSPEAYFAHTPGLRLALPATADDAFQMLRTAVASDDPVVVAEARMLYPTRGEVRTDAAVEPVGGARVVRTGADVTVVAWSRMVSASLDAAGQLHADDGIDAEVIDLRWLNPLDFDTVAASVARTGRLVVAHEANLTGGFGAEIAARAAAECFADLRAPIARVACPDVPMPAAPALQAAVVPEAADVAAAVRRTVGA, encoded by the coding sequence ATGTCTGAGTCCCTGCGCTACATCCAGGCCGTCAACGCCGCCCTCACCTGGGCGTTGGACAGCCGGGACGACACCATCTACTTCGGCGAGGACGTCGCCCTGCCCGGCGGGCCGTTCGGCGCGACGAAAGGGCTGCACAAGCGGTTCGGCTCGGCACGGATCTTCGACACCCCGATCTCCGAGTCCGGCTTCCTCGGCATGGCGCTCGGCGCGGCCATGACCGGCCTGCGGCCGATCGCCGAGATCATGTACGCCGACTTCTCGTTCGTCGCGATGGACCAGTTCGTCAACCAGATCCCGACGATCCACTACGCCAGCAACGGCCGGTGGCGGGTGCCGTTGGTGATCCGGATGCAGCAGGGCTACTCACCCGGTGCCTGCGCCCAGCACTCGCACTCCCCGGAGGCGTACTTCGCGCACACCCCCGGGCTGCGGCTGGCTCTACCGGCCACTGCGGACGACGCGTTCCAGATGCTGCGTACCGCCGTGGCCAGCGACGACCCGGTGGTCGTCGCCGAGGCCCGGATGCTCTACCCGACCCGGGGCGAGGTCCGCACCGACGCGGCGGTGGAGCCGGTCGGCGGCGCGCGGGTGGTCCGCACCGGCGCCGACGTCACCGTGGTCGCCTGGTCCCGGATGGTGTCCGCGTCGCTGGACGCCGCCGGGCAGCTGCACGCCGACGACGGCATCGACGCCGAGGTGATCGACCTGCGCTGGCTCAACCCGCTCGACTTCGACACCGTCGCGGCATCGGTGGCCCGTACCGGCCGGCTCGTCGTGGCCCACGAGGCCAACCTGACCGGCGGCTTCGGTGCGGAGATCGCCGCCCGTGCCGCCGCCGAGTGCTTCGCCGACCTGCGTGCCCCCATCGCCCGGGTCGCCTGCCCGGATGTGCCGATGCCGGCCGCACCGGCGCTGCAGGCCGCCGTCGTGCCGGAGGCCGCCGACGTGGCCGCCGCCGTGCGCCGGACGGTCGGGGCGTGA
- a CDS encoding thiamine pyrophosphate-dependent dehydrogenase E1 component subunit alpha translates to MSVGGVMGLPDDYRSMTRIRRFEERLTALKDGGEIPGSIHLCNGQEAIPVGACRTLRDGDYVTATYRGHGWAIARGVDLAGLFAEMMGRDSALCGGRAASPYLSDPSRWFVGENSIVGAGVPVATGAALTAQRTGSGAVSVVSIGDGAMNQGNVHEAINMAAVLDLPLVVVVENNVYSEMSRIEDMVRVRQLTERAPGYGVPGRVVDGNDPDAVAAAVDEAVARAREGSGPSIVEAMTERLVGHYSGDAQHYRPAGEIAAARQREPLTRIRQAADAALTAALDAIDAEVDAEIEAAVAAARATPLPDPATVKEHVHV, encoded by the coding sequence ATGAGCGTTGGGGGTGTGATGGGGCTGCCGGACGACTACCGGTCGATGACCCGGATCCGCCGGTTCGAGGAGCGGCTGACCGCCCTCAAGGACGGCGGCGAGATCCCGGGGTCGATCCACCTGTGCAACGGCCAGGAGGCGATCCCGGTCGGTGCCTGCCGTACGTTGCGTGACGGCGACTACGTGACTGCCACCTACCGTGGCCACGGCTGGGCGATCGCTCGCGGCGTCGACCTCGCCGGACTGTTCGCCGAGATGATGGGCCGCGACAGCGCGCTGTGCGGCGGCCGGGCCGCCTCGCCGTACCTGTCGGACCCGAGCCGCTGGTTCGTCGGCGAGAACTCCATCGTCGGTGCCGGGGTGCCGGTGGCCACCGGGGCCGCGCTGACCGCGCAGCGCACCGGCTCCGGCGCGGTCTCGGTGGTGAGCATCGGCGACGGCGCCATGAACCAGGGCAACGTGCACGAGGCGATCAACATGGCCGCCGTGCTGGACCTGCCGCTGGTCGTCGTCGTGGAGAACAACGTCTACTCGGAGATGTCGCGGATCGAAGACATGGTGCGGGTACGCCAGCTCACCGAGCGGGCACCCGGCTACGGCGTACCCGGTCGGGTCGTCGACGGCAACGACCCGGACGCGGTCGCGGCCGCCGTCGACGAGGCGGTGGCCCGCGCCCGCGAGGGCTCCGGCCCATCCATCGTGGAGGCAATGACCGAACGCCTGGTCGGGCACTACAGCGGCGACGCCCAGCACTACCGGCCGGCCGGCGAGATCGCCGCCGCCCGCCAGCGTGAACCGCTCACCCGCATCCGGCAGGCCGCCGACGCGGCGCTGACCGCCGCCCTGGACGCGATCGACGCCGAGGTGGACGCCGAGATCGAAGCCGCCGTCGCCGCCGCCCGCGCCACGCCGCTGCCCGACCCGGCGACCGTCAAGGAGCACGTCCATGTCTGA
- a CDS encoding mandelate racemase/muconate lactonizing enzyme family protein, with the protein MEIAAVDSVVLGDAHFVQVHTADGLTGVGQSACWGYPAAVHAVVEAFRPYLLGADPRRIEHHWHHLYRMGPFRGSVLTAAVSAIDIALWDVLGKRLGVPVWQLLGGQVRDRIRLHLLLGGTGADDLAAQAAAAVADGFTAVKFDPLPADYANLSVARLVAQTEATTAAVRDTVGPDVDLLIELHRKLTPLQAESVVPALARHLPLLVEDPIQIDSVSSQADVARRAAGVPMANGERLHTIWEFKELLAQGGAQYVRPDVGLAGGLSHARKIAALAEAHHAAVVTHNCLGPLLTMASVHLDAAIPNFVVQEYSPLDDTLATGPARPAVRRDGGYLPVPDQPGLGVTLDLTDAAPLDLTGRPLTRIPRRADGSVAYAV; encoded by the coding sequence ATGGAGATCGCCGCCGTCGACTCGGTGGTGCTCGGCGACGCGCACTTCGTCCAGGTGCACACCGCCGACGGGCTGACCGGCGTCGGCCAGTCCGCCTGCTGGGGCTACCCCGCGGCGGTGCACGCCGTGGTCGAAGCCTTCCGCCCGTACCTGCTCGGCGCCGACCCGCGGCGGATCGAGCACCACTGGCACCACCTGTACCGGATGGGGCCGTTCCGCGGCTCGGTGCTCACCGCCGCCGTCTCCGCGATCGACATCGCGCTGTGGGACGTGCTCGGCAAGCGACTCGGCGTACCCGTCTGGCAGCTGCTCGGCGGCCAGGTCCGGGACCGGATCCGGCTGCACCTGCTGCTGGGCGGCACCGGCGCCGACGACCTGGCCGCCCAGGCGGCGGCCGCCGTCGCCGACGGCTTCACCGCCGTCAAGTTCGACCCGCTGCCGGCCGACTACGCGAACCTGTCGGTGGCCCGGCTGGTCGCGCAGACCGAAGCCACCACCGCAGCCGTACGCGACACCGTCGGGCCCGACGTCGACCTGCTGATCGAACTGCACCGCAAACTCACCCCGCTGCAGGCCGAATCGGTCGTACCCGCACTGGCCCGGCACCTGCCGCTGCTGGTCGAGGACCCGATCCAGATCGACAGCGTCAGCAGCCAGGCCGACGTGGCGCGTCGGGCGGCCGGCGTACCGATGGCCAACGGCGAACGACTGCACACCATCTGGGAGTTCAAGGAGTTGCTCGCCCAGGGCGGTGCCCAGTATGTGCGCCCCGACGTCGGCCTGGCCGGCGGACTCAGTCACGCCCGTAAGATCGCCGCCCTGGCCGAGGCGCACCACGCCGCCGTGGTCACCCACAACTGCCTGGGCCCGCTGCTGACCATGGCGTCGGTGCACCTCGACGCGGCGATCCCGAACTTCGTCGTGCAGGAGTACTCGCCACTGGACGACACTCTCGCCACCGGCCCCGCCCGCCCGGCGGTCCGCCGTGACGGCGGCTACCTGCCGGTGCCCGACCAGCCGGGCCTCGGCGTCACCCTCGACCTGACCGACGCCGCACCACTGGACCTCACCGGCCGGCCACTGACCCGGATCCCGCGCCGCGCCGACGGCTCCGTCGCCTACGCCGTCTGA
- a CDS encoding AraC family transcriptional regulator: MISALNRLVDLVEEHLTEELDLDAMARTVGTTQYHLRRMFSSLAGMPLSEYVRRRRMTVAAAELVRGDDDLLSIAVRHGYGSTEAFGRAFRAVHGVGPSDVRRDGGPLRSQSQLRFRLTVEGSIPMDTRIVDRPEFRLVGHATRVPLVHHGVNPHIQQHIAALPAQEHLRLKALCDTEPAGILQVFADLDPDATEGSELTYLHGVAVAAQTSTPADLDAVAAPAGRWAVFRITGSYPQALQSAWAATAAEWFPSNPWRLRPGPSMVAVLDRAADFSTATCELWLPVEPE, translated from the coding sequence GTGATCTCGGCACTCAACCGGCTGGTCGACCTCGTCGAAGAGCATCTGACCGAGGAGCTCGACCTGGACGCGATGGCCAGGACGGTCGGCACGACCCAGTACCACCTGCGGCGAATGTTCTCGTCGCTGGCCGGGATGCCGCTGTCGGAGTACGTGCGCCGCCGCCGGATGACGGTCGCCGCCGCCGAGCTGGTGCGCGGCGACGACGATCTGCTGAGCATCGCCGTCCGGCACGGGTACGGCTCGACCGAGGCGTTCGGGCGGGCGTTCCGGGCGGTCCACGGTGTCGGCCCGAGTGACGTGCGCCGCGACGGAGGCCCTCTTCGCAGCCAGTCACAGCTCAGGTTCCGCCTGACCGTCGAAGGGAGCATCCCGATGGACACCCGTATCGTCGACCGGCCCGAGTTTCGGCTCGTTGGACACGCGACCCGGGTCCCGCTGGTCCACCACGGCGTCAACCCGCACATCCAGCAGCACATCGCCGCGCTGCCGGCGCAGGAGCATCTGCGGCTGAAGGCGCTGTGCGACACCGAGCCGGCCGGCATCTTGCAGGTCTTCGCCGACCTCGACCCGGACGCCACCGAAGGCAGCGAGCTGACCTACCTGCACGGGGTCGCGGTCGCGGCGCAGACGTCCACGCCCGCCGACCTGGACGCCGTGGCGGCACCGGCCGGCAGGTGGGCGGTCTTCCGCATCACCGGGTCGTACCCGCAGGCCCTGCAGTCGGCCTGGGCGGCGACGGCGGCCGAATGGTTTCCGTCGAATCCGTGGCGGCTGCGGCCGGGTCCGTCGATGGTCGCGGTGCTCGACCGCGCCGCCGATTTCAGCACCGCGACCTGCGAGCTGTGGCTACCGGTCGAGCCGGAGTGA
- a CDS encoding GNAT family N-acetyltransferase, translating into MTDAHRDAVLDIYRLGIATGDATFETEPPGWDRFTATRLPDHRWVAVDADAAHLTVLGWTACTPVSDRCVYAGVVEHSVYVHPDARGRGVGRLLLRQLIASTEQAGIWTIQSGIFPENTASLTLHHTCGFRTIGTRERVGRHHGRWRDVVLLERRSPIIG; encoded by the coding sequence ATGACCGACGCGCACCGCGACGCCGTGCTCGACATCTACCGCCTCGGCATCGCCACCGGCGACGCCACCTTCGAAACCGAACCACCCGGCTGGGACAGGTTCACCGCCACCCGATTGCCGGACCACCGCTGGGTCGCCGTCGACGCCGATGCCGCTCACCTCACCGTCCTCGGCTGGACCGCCTGCACCCCGGTCTCCGATCGGTGCGTCTACGCCGGGGTCGTCGAACATTCCGTCTACGTCCACCCGGACGCCCGAGGGCGCGGCGTCGGCCGGCTACTGCTCCGGCAGTTGATCGCCTCGACCGAGCAGGCCGGCATCTGGACCATCCAATCTGGAATATTTCCGGAGAACACCGCCAGCCTCACCCTGCACCACACCTGCGGTTTCCGCACCATCGGCACCCGTGAGCGCGTCGGCCGCCACCACGGCCGCTGGCGCGACGTGGTGCTGCTCGAACGCCGCAGCCCGATCATCGGCTGA